AATCATCAGTACGTAGCGTACGGATTGATTGGAAGCTGGCCATGCAATTTTCGCAGTTAATCAGTGGTTTGCCAGAAGATCAACCAATTTTTGTTTCTGATAAACGAATCTTTAACTCGACGATTAACCAACATTTGAAATCGTTGTGTAATAAAGCTGGGGTTCCAGTTATTTCTGTACATGGATTACGCCATACGCATGCCTCGATTTTATTGTATGGTAACGTTTCGATTGCAACGGTGGCTCAAAGATTGGGACACTCTAGTATTACGACCACTCAGGAAACCTACATTCACATCATTCGGGAATTAGAGGCCAAGGATAGTGAGCGGATTATGGAGGAAATGGCAAAATTAATGTAAATTAAAACCACCAAAATGACAAAATTTTGGTGGTTACTTTGGGATTGTTAACGGCGAGCGGAACTGCCGCTGCTTATTTTTATATGTAAAGTAAGTAAAATAAAGTGATCGAGTAAAACAATTTTGATATGAGCCTAATCGCTGTTGTAGCAAGGCTTTCAGATGAAGGCGTTTAGCTAACTTATACTTTTTGACAGTGATGAGCTGATCAATTTTTTGCAGGAAGGTTCCAATTTTTACTTGTTCCGGAAGAGAAGGCAAAGAAAGAGTGATTTTTTCTAATTCACCTTTGTTTAATTTCGTTCTCCCAGAGCCAGTTAGGTAGTGCTTAATGTTAATGGTTTTTAGACTCTTCCCAATGAATAAATAATTAGAAATGTTTTCTAACGCCATTAAGATGTGGGCGTGATTATTGACCCAAACCTTACCCGTTACGATTTGAATTGGGTAGTCATTGATGTCGTTGGCGCCATCTTCGGCAATCAGAATCAGTTTCCCGTCGTGAGTAAAGCCCTTAACGTGGTCCTGGATGCCATTGGCCCCGTAGTAGGGAGTTGGTCCCGGAATTCGTTTGCTTTTAGTGACGGGAACTCGGAGTTTATCCAAATTAACGGTCACGTTTTTTAATTTTTGTTCATCCCATTTGTCAGAAAAATCCTTAAATCTGATGGCTGGAACTCTTTTTGCTTCATTTTTCGTCATTGTTTAAATACCTGTTTCAATAGTTCGAGGGTTTTTTGTTCGTCGGAGGTAGAGCCACTTAACTCATTCATCATCGCTTGGATCTCACTAGTCAACTCAGTTTCCTGGTGATTCAATTCCTGGAGATCATCAACTAATTTGGGCACAGCGACCTGTGGTTTTGCTTCAAAAGTATTAACGTAACGAGTCAGATTGAGGTTGTAGTCATTTTCCACAATTTCCGCCATGGAAGCGACGTGAGCGTATTTGGGAACGTCGTTTCGTTGAAGGAACGTTTGGACAATTTTATCAACATTCTGCTTACATAATTTATTAATGTTTTTGGTTTTTTCAAATTCCTTTGAAGCGTCGATGAAGAGGATGTCATCAGTTGTGCGCTGCGCTTCTAAAATTAAAATCACAGTTGGCATTCCGGTATTGGTAAAGATTTTTTCCGGTAAGCCGATAATGGCCGAAATATTGTGATGATTTACCAAGTTTTTGCGGATTTCGCCTTCGGCACCGCTCCGAAAGAGGACTCCATGTGGTAAGACAATTGCCATGCGTCCGTTATGATTCAAATGGTAAAGGCCTTGTAATAGGAAAGCATAATCGGCACGAGACTTGGGGGCGACTCCCATTAGAAACCGAGGATCCTTTTTGCGGTTTTCATTATCCCAGTGTAGTGAATAAGGGGGATTAGCCATAACAGCATCAAAACGTTCTGGAACGTGGATACCATTGAAAACGAGATCTGGCCAGTCATCAGCCAAAGTGTCGGTGTTCCGAAGATGGATGTCATCATAGGCCACGCCGTGCATCAAAAGATTCATTCGAGCCAGGTTGTAGGTCGTGGTGATTAATTCTTGCCCGTAGTATTCCACCTGATTTGTGTGAGCTGCGTTCCGCATGTAGCTGGCGGTTGTTAACAGTAAGGAACCGGAACCCATGGCGGGGTCGTAGAGCGTGTAGCTTTCGAGGTCCTCGCGCCCAGTGGTTAAAATGCGAGCCATAATCTCAGAAACTTGATGCGGAGTATAGAACTCTCCAGCTTTAGCACCGGCACTAGCTGCAAACATTCCAATCAGGAATT
This genomic stretch from Fructilactobacillus carniphilus harbors:
- a CDS encoding restriction endonuclease subunit S; translated protein: MTKNEAKRVPAIRFKDFSDKWDEQKLKNVTVNLDKLRVPVTKSKRIPGPTPYYGANGIQDHVKGFTHDGKLILIAEDGANDINDYPIQIVTGKVWVNNHAHILMALENISNYLFIGKSLKTINIKHYLTGSGRTKLNKGELEKITLSLPSLPEQVKIGTFLQKIDQLITVKKYKLAKRLHLKALLQQRLGSYQNCFTRSLYFTYFTYKNKQRQFRSPLTIPK
- a CDS encoding type I restriction-modification system subunit M; this encodes MALSEKREALIWKALNETRGKIEPSEYKNYIFGIMFYKYLSDQARKWCHNQQPSWSDLWRQDPHRASNYMKEQLGYVIQPGDLFSDWQAAIDHQTFKVTMVADALQRFNQHIAPQAQEALSGIFADMDLNSNRIGSDTSARTATLTNMINLMSHIEVDDDSDVIGDLYEFLIGMFAASAGAKAGEFYTPHQVSEIMARILTTGREDLESYTLYDPAMGSGSLLLTTASYMRNAAHTNQVEYYGQELITTTYNLARMNLLMHGVAYDDIHLRNTDTLADDWPDLVFNGIHVPERFDAVMANPPYSLHWDNENRKKDPRFLMGVAPKSRADYAFLLQGLYHLNHNGRMAIVLPHGVLFRSGAEGEIRKNLVNHHNISAIIGLPEKIFTNTGMPTVILILEAQRTTDDILFIDASKEFEKTKNINKLCKQNVDKIVQTFLQRNDVPKYAHVASMAEIVENDYNLNLTRYVNTFEAKPQVAVPKLVDDLQELNHQETELTSEIQAMMNELSGSTSDEQKTLELLKQVFKQ